A genomic segment from Pollutimonas thiosulfatoxidans encodes:
- the minC gene encoding septum site-determining protein MinC produces the protein MSDTPSPRKGQLALDFKSATLYALRVVLQDHNTDALLAALERRMTDAGSFFEDEPVVVDASQLEQATDWAALIAALRSHSLHPVGVVAEGENLSAAKAAGLAAVDLANPVQRPVSTPAPDKDVPVVAPPAPGEGSRAIPEPAEAPAPAAALPELAPAAMVINRPLRSGQRIYARNTDLIVIGVVSQGAEVIADGNIHVYGPLRGKAMAGARGDTSARIFTTQLDPELLAIAGVYRVIETQLDDKLHNKPTIVQLDGDVLRITALGN, from the coding sequence GTGAGCGATACCCCCTCCCCCCGTAAAGGTCAACTGGCACTCGATTTCAAAAGCGCCACCCTGTATGCCTTGCGCGTGGTGCTACAAGACCACAATACCGATGCACTGCTGGCCGCGCTGGAGCGTCGCATGACGGACGCGGGCTCTTTCTTCGAGGACGAGCCCGTGGTCGTGGATGCCAGCCAACTGGAACAAGCCACCGATTGGGCAGCGCTGATCGCCGCCCTGCGTTCGCACAGCCTACACCCTGTGGGTGTAGTCGCCGAGGGCGAAAACCTGTCGGCCGCAAAAGCGGCTGGGCTCGCAGCCGTCGACCTGGCCAACCCCGTGCAGCGGCCAGTCAGCACGCCGGCTCCGGACAAAGATGTCCCCGTGGTCGCACCGCCCGCCCCGGGCGAAGGCTCCCGGGCAATCCCGGAACCCGCGGAAGCACCCGCCCCTGCAGCCGCCCTGCCCGAACTGGCCCCTGCTGCCATGGTCATTAACCGGCCCTTGCGATCCGGGCAACGCATCTACGCCCGCAACACCGACTTGATCGTCATCGGCGTCGTGAGCCAGGGTGCCGAGGTGATCGCCGACGGCAATATCCATGTGTACGGGCCACTGCGCGGCAAGGCCATGGCCGGCGCGCGCGGCGACACCAGCGCGCGTATCTTTACGACGCAACTCGACCCCGAGCTGCTCGCCATCGCGGGCGTGTATCGTGTCATAGAAACGCAGCTGGACGATAAACTGCACAATAAGCCTACCATCGTGCAACTGGATGGCGATGTGCTGCGCATTACGGCGCTGGGCAACTAG
- a CDS encoding glutamine--tRNA ligase/YqeY domain fusion protein, protein MTSVPPVAPASNFLRTIIENDLAAGRYDGKLWAGKPGPASVQQQGSVDPARVRTRFPPEPNGYLHIGHAKSICLNFGLARDYQGACHLRFDDTNPEKEEDEYVHAIIDMVSWLGFDWNYGDEHNEYFASDYFDYMYQFAQALIQAGLAYVDEQSADEMRATRGTLTEKGTDSPWRNRPVAESSTLLEEMRDGKHPDGSMALRAKIDMGSPNINLRDPVLYRIRHVAHHRTGTKWCIYPMYSWAHPVEDALEGITHSICTLEFEDQRPFYDWILNHLADLGQLARPLPHQYEFARLNLSYVVTSKRKLLELVREGHVDGWDDPRLPTLAGLRRRGYTPASIRLFCERLGVSKADSRIDYSVLEQALRDDLDPIADRLVAVLDPLRLTITNYPEGQSEPCEAPRNPHDPAAGTRHFPFSRELWIERDDFREDPPKKYFRLFPGNTVRLKYGYIIKCTGCVKDADGNIVEVQAEYLPDTKSGTPGADAVKVKGNITWVSAAHAISAEVRLYDRLFTEAHPDAGDKNFLEAINPESCRVVQAWLEPGATAAPDTRWQFERLGYFVADRETSTIDRPIINRAATLRDTWAQKQ, encoded by the coding sequence ATGACTTCTGTGCCCCCCGTCGCGCCTGCTTCCAATTTTCTGCGCACCATCATCGAAAATGACCTCGCCGCCGGCCGATACGACGGCAAGCTGTGGGCAGGCAAGCCGGGGCCCGCCTCTGTGCAACAGCAAGGCAGCGTCGATCCGGCACGCGTACGCACGCGCTTCCCGCCCGAACCCAACGGCTACCTGCATATCGGCCACGCCAAGAGCATTTGCCTGAATTTCGGGCTGGCGCGCGACTACCAGGGCGCCTGCCATTTGCGCTTTGACGATACCAATCCTGAAAAGGAAGAAGACGAATACGTACACGCCATCATCGACATGGTCAGTTGGCTGGGCTTCGACTGGAACTACGGCGACGAGCATAACGAGTATTTCGCCAGCGATTACTTCGACTACATGTATCAGTTCGCCCAAGCACTGATACAAGCCGGACTGGCTTATGTAGACGAGCAAAGTGCCGATGAAATGCGGGCAACGCGGGGCACCCTGACCGAGAAAGGCACGGATTCGCCCTGGCGCAACCGCCCCGTCGCAGAATCGTCGACCTTGCTTGAGGAAATGCGTGACGGCAAACATCCGGACGGCAGCATGGCGCTGCGCGCGAAAATCGATATGGGCTCGCCCAATATCAACCTTCGCGACCCGGTTCTTTATCGTATCCGCCACGTAGCGCACCATCGTACGGGCACGAAGTGGTGCATTTACCCCATGTATTCGTGGGCCCATCCGGTGGAAGACGCCCTGGAAGGCATCACACACAGCATCTGTACGCTTGAATTCGAAGATCAGCGTCCTTTCTACGACTGGATACTGAACCACCTTGCCGACCTGGGCCAGTTGGCACGACCGCTGCCGCATCAGTATGAGTTCGCTCGACTGAACCTCAGCTATGTCGTCACGAGCAAGCGCAAGCTGCTGGAACTGGTACGCGAAGGCCACGTGGATGGGTGGGACGACCCCAGGCTGCCCACCCTGGCCGGTCTGCGCCGACGAGGCTACACGCCTGCGTCCATACGGCTGTTTTGCGAACGCCTGGGCGTATCGAAGGCGGATTCCCGCATCGACTACAGCGTGCTGGAGCAAGCCCTGCGCGACGACCTGGACCCCATTGCCGATCGCCTGGTTGCAGTGTTAGACCCACTGCGGCTAACAATAACCAATTATCCGGAGGGGCAGAGCGAGCCCTGCGAGGCCCCTCGCAACCCGCATGATCCCGCCGCCGGGACACGCCACTTTCCGTTCTCGCGCGAGTTATGGATAGAGCGCGACGATTTCCGCGAAGATCCGCCCAAGAAGTACTTTCGCTTGTTCCCGGGCAACACGGTGCGCCTGAAGTACGGCTACATCATCAAGTGCACGGGCTGCGTCAAAGACGCCGACGGCAACATCGTCGAAGTGCAGGCCGAATACCTGCCGGACACCAAAAGCGGCACGCCGGGCGCGGACGCCGTCAAGGTCAAGGGCAATATTACGTGGGTCAGCGCTGCGCATGCCATCTCTGCGGAAGTACGGCTTTATGACCGCTTGTTCACCGAAGCGCACCCCGACGCCGGAGACAAGAACTTCCTGGAAGCCATCAATCCCGAATCGTGCCGCGTGGTCCAGGCCTGGCTCGAGCCGGGCGCCACGGCAGCCCCCGATACACGCTGGCAGTTCGAGCGCCTGGGCTATTTTGTGGCCGACCGCGAAACATCCACCATAGACCGTCCCATCATCAACCGTGCCGCGACCCTGCGCGACACCTGGGCACAGAAGCAGTAA
- a CDS encoding cytochrome ubiquinol oxidase subunit I has translation MTHSTLWLAQIQFFSSLGFMLLFLVVELGLAWVLLYFKLRAFGAEHAAWTQAYRFWVRVFALAFVLSFAASMPVLIQLGTLWPHLMEKIGDVASPLLAAGILSAFIFKSCFLGAMLFGQRHVSERVHAILVFMVAFGVTVSTFWLLVLLAWMHTPVGALLVDGSYRVLDWLAILSSPALPWYAGLLVFSSAVTVAFLMLGIVAAQSLRRPADDSGRLVFQSAAWLAAVGVLSLAGVAAGSNAMTAAHHPAKAAATAAYWRSGEPPAMVIFAWPDEAAAKNRAAWSWQGAGRAWLARDESGKLRGLDQFSGMAPPVALTFWSFRLAVLMGLGMAVVAAVTLWRARRKHYDPSAFSRRWLHVLVALTFSGWLLLLPGMAHLLLGAFPYAVTGTITVSEVAGETTFHTLLGAYAAYLLIYGVVMAGFFQMLRHIGRYGVVPVARRRGRA, from the coding sequence ATGACGCACTCGACATTATGGTTGGCGCAGATCCAGTTCTTCTCCAGCCTGGGCTTCATGCTGCTGTTTCTTGTCGTGGAACTGGGCCTGGCATGGGTCTTGTTGTACTTCAAGCTACGCGCGTTCGGCGCTGAACATGCCGCCTGGACGCAGGCCTATCGTTTTTGGGTCCGGGTCTTTGCGCTGGCATTCGTCCTGAGTTTTGCCGCAAGCATGCCGGTCTTGATCCAGTTGGGCACCTTGTGGCCGCACTTGATGGAGAAAATCGGCGATGTCGCCAGCCCCTTGCTGGCTGCCGGCATCCTCTCCGCCTTTATTTTTAAATCATGTTTTCTCGGTGCCATGCTGTTCGGTCAACGTCATGTGTCCGAAAGGGTGCATGCGATCCTGGTGTTCATGGTGGCGTTCGGCGTGACGGTATCGACCTTCTGGTTGCTGGTCCTGCTTGCCTGGATGCACACGCCTGTCGGAGCCTTGCTGGTGGACGGCAGCTATCGGGTACTGGATTGGCTTGCCATCCTGTCCAGTCCCGCACTGCCCTGGTATGCAGGCCTGTTGGTATTCAGCAGTGCCGTAACTGTTGCTTTCCTGATGCTGGGCATCGTCGCGGCCCAGAGCCTGCGTCGGCCGGCGGACGACAGTGGCCGCCTGGTATTTCAGTCGGCCGCCTGGCTGGCGGCGGTCGGCGTTCTTAGTCTGGCTGGCGTGGCGGCCGGCAGCAATGCCATGACAGCCGCCCACCATCCGGCCAAGGCGGCGGCAACAGCCGCCTATTGGCGCAGTGGCGAGCCTCCTGCCATGGTGATTTTTGCCTGGCCCGACGAAGCGGCCGCCAAAAATCGCGCCGCATGGTCCTGGCAAGGCGCAGGGCGGGCCTGGCTCGCACGAGATGAAAGCGGCAAATTGCGCGGCCTGGATCAATTCTCCGGGATGGCGCCGCCGGTGGCGCTGACCTTCTGGTCTTTCCGCCTGGCGGTATTGATGGGCTTGGGCATGGCCGTGGTGGCCGCCGTCACCTTATGGCGCGCTCGCCGCAAGCATTACGATCCCAGTGCCTTCTCGCGACGCTGGCTGCATGTGCTCGTTGCCTTGACCTTTTCCGGCTGGCTGTTGTTGCTGCCCGGCATGGCCCACCTGCTGTTGGGCGCATTCCCATATGCCGTTACGGGGACTATCACCGTAAGCGAGGTGGCGGGCGAAACAACTTTCCATACCTTGCTCGGTGCCTATGCGGCCTACTTGCTGATTTACGGCGTCGTGATGGCGGGTTTCTTCCAGATGCTGCGGCACATAGGCCGCTATGGCGTCGTACCGGTTGCCAGGCGGCGGGGACGGGCATGA
- a CDS encoding cytochrome d ubiquinol oxidase subunit II — MIAALAVSLGLSASDPGFWMPLAFMALLFAIIVAGTVLDGFDVGVGCLALFAPAALRPRMLSLLSPWRDANEFWLFLGLGLFVTAFPNAWGSVLGRLYLPLTMLALGVFLRSVSFEMRLRAPHELQARWLFGFAIGSVLTALSHGVLLARLVVSYEPGLPYVWFSVFVGLCGLAAYCLLGAAWLIMREAGELRARAVMWGRRAVRWSAAGAVGVSVVLAFANSGVFLKWSDGPHWPVVAGLWILLLLCFVSIEMCLQRMINRSYRTTALPFMMTLIVFLIVLGGLGYSFFPFLVLDDITIWDGAASADSLRLVLAGSIVALPVALIFNIWVYWRMFGLSKAPQPPDFDGTAVDAS, encoded by the coding sequence ATGATCGCAGCACTGGCCGTCTCGCTGGGATTGTCCGCAAGTGATCCAGGTTTCTGGATGCCTCTGGCATTCATGGCGCTGCTCTTTGCGATCATCGTAGCCGGTACCGTGCTGGACGGATTCGATGTGGGCGTGGGTTGTCTGGCGCTGTTCGCACCGGCTGCGCTACGGCCCCGCATGCTGTCGCTGCTCAGTCCCTGGCGCGATGCCAACGAGTTCTGGCTTTTTCTCGGGCTGGGGCTGTTTGTCACGGCTTTTCCCAATGCATGGGGCAGCGTGCTGGGCCGTTTATACCTGCCCTTGACCATGCTGGCCTTGGGTGTGTTTCTTCGCTCGGTGTCCTTCGAAATGCGTCTGCGGGCTCCGCATGAATTGCAGGCGCGCTGGCTATTCGGTTTTGCTATCGGATCCGTGCTGACCGCGTTGTCCCATGGCGTCTTGCTGGCGCGGCTCGTGGTGTCGTACGAACCGGGCTTGCCCTATGTATGGTTCTCGGTTTTCGTCGGGCTCTGTGGGTTGGCTGCTTATTGCCTGCTGGGCGCCGCCTGGCTGATCATGCGCGAGGCGGGCGAACTGCGCGCGCGCGCCGTCATGTGGGGGCGGCGGGCGGTACGCTGGTCGGCGGCAGGCGCCGTGGGCGTTTCTGTGGTGTTGGCCTTTGCCAATTCGGGCGTTTTCCTTAAATGGAGCGACGGCCCCCACTGGCCGGTAGTGGCGGGGTTGTGGATATTGCTGCTGCTTTGTTTCGTGTCCATCGAAATGTGCCTGCAGCGCATGATCAATCGTAGCTACCGAACCACGGCCTTGCCTTTCATGATGACTTTAATCGTCTTTTTGATTGTGCTTGGCGGCCTGGGCTACAGCTTTTTTCCCTTCCTTGTGCTGGACGACATCACCATCTGGGACGGTGCCGCCTCGGCGGATTCGCTGCGGCTGGTGCTGGCGGGTTCGATTGTGGCGCTGCCGGTGGCCCTGATCTTCAATATCTGGGTGTACTGGCGGATGTTCGGCTTGTCCAAGGCGCCCCAGCCGCCGGATTTCGATGGCACCGCCGTTGATGCGTCTTAA
- a CDS encoding HAMP domain-containing sensor histidine kinase: MTAMLRSLLPRSLRARMLLLTLGTILLVQAATFATVTYYRNQYTQEVAVGFTATTIRTLRASLAQIPADERPAFLREASQNEWRLWSRSLPSNTSMERSQSARKAKQDREPPPNDIREDLRSFVKALNRRLDDGTRVALSRGPEPRLYISLLPDVQSEDSNAGREWLVIPLDQIAPPVATPVVLVWLGGMGLVLLLTAAFSWHITRPLTRLAKAADQLAAGQPQRVTPAGPTETRILGERFNAMLDTLAESNAVQRTLLAGLPHDLKGPLSRMWLRIEMMDDASFKEGMRKDVQDMQRMVNQFIGFVRGSDPGSYQFAPLVLNGWLEEQVSAWETAGSPVSLVYSTPTALHLSADRGALGRLLDNLITNALNHGEPPVEVRLELDGTDALITVSDHGSGISIERRNEALRPFSRLDDARTLTGSVGLGLALADSIVRAHDGNLALDAAPWGGLAVKIRLPTQT, translated from the coding sequence ATGACCGCCATGCTGCGTTCCCTGCTGCCCCGCTCACTGCGGGCGCGCATGCTGCTACTGACCTTGGGCACCATACTGCTGGTTCAGGCTGCCACCTTTGCCACCGTTACCTATTACCGCAACCAGTACACCCAAGAGGTGGCCGTCGGCTTCACCGCCACCACCATCCGTACCCTGCGCGCCTCTCTTGCACAGATACCCGCCGACGAGCGTCCCGCTTTTCTTCGCGAGGCCTCCCAGAACGAATGGCGCTTGTGGTCGCGCAGCCTGCCGTCCAACACCAGCATGGAGCGCTCACAGTCAGCCCGCAAGGCCAAGCAGGATCGAGAGCCGCCACCCAACGACATTCGCGAAGACTTGCGCAGCTTCGTCAAGGCGCTGAACCGGCGGCTCGATGACGGTACACGCGTCGCCTTGTCGCGCGGGCCCGAGCCCCGGCTGTATATTTCCCTGTTGCCCGACGTACAAAGCGAGGACAGCAACGCGGGGCGCGAATGGCTGGTGATACCGCTGGACCAGATTGCCCCGCCCGTTGCTACGCCGGTTGTACTGGTGTGGCTGGGCGGGATGGGCCTGGTGCTGCTGCTGACCGCAGCGTTCTCCTGGCACATCACCCGACCGCTTACCCGCCTGGCCAAAGCGGCTGACCAGCTTGCCGCCGGCCAGCCACAACGCGTCACACCGGCCGGCCCCACCGAGACCCGCATACTGGGCGAACGTTTCAATGCCATGCTCGACACGCTGGCCGAATCCAATGCCGTCCAGCGCACCCTGCTGGCCGGGCTGCCTCACGACCTGAAAGGCCCGTTGTCTCGCATGTGGCTGCGCATCGAGATGATGGACGACGCAAGCTTCAAGGAAGGCATGCGCAAAGACGTGCAGGACATGCAACGCATGGTCAATCAGTTCATTGGGTTCGTACGTGGCTCCGATCCGGGCTCATATCAGTTCGCACCGCTGGTCCTTAACGGCTGGCTGGAAGAGCAGGTGTCCGCCTGGGAAACCGCAGGCAGCCCGGTAAGCCTGGTCTACAGCACGCCCACTGCGCTACATTTGAGCGCAGATCGGGGCGCCTTGGGCCGACTGCTGGATAACCTGATCACCAATGCCCTGAACCACGGAGAACCGCCTGTTGAAGTGCGGCTGGAACTGGACGGCACCGACGCCCTGATCACCGTATCCGACCATGGATCCGGCATCAGCATAGAGCGGCGTAACGAAGCGCTGCGCCCTTTCTCGCGGCTGGACGACGCCCGTACCTTGACGGGCTCCGTAGGGCTGGGGCTGGCGCTTGCCGATTCCATTGTCCGGGCGCACGACGGCAACCTTGCCCTGGACGCGGCGCCTTGGGGTGGCCTGGCCGTAAAGATACGCCTGCCTACCCAGACTTAA
- a CDS encoding response regulator, giving the protein MENALVKVLVVDDDPALRQLLADYLNRHHYDTLLAPDASDLPARIQRYAPDLVVLDRMMPDGDGAEACRRLRQQGEDIPVILLTGRDETVDRVIGLEAGADDYLGKPFDPRELLARIEAVLRRKKGASALTKDRPVAFGPFVFDPATRQLHKDQEPIRLTGGEVNLLEALVNNPGKPLSRERLLALARDDDEGERNDRAIDIAVLRLRRAIEDDPKQPRWIQTVWGVGYRFSP; this is encoded by the coding sequence ATGGAAAATGCTCTCGTGAAAGTGCTGGTGGTCGACGATGATCCCGCCTTGCGGCAACTATTGGCCGATTATCTGAACCGTCATCACTACGACACCCTGCTGGCGCCGGATGCCAGTGATCTGCCGGCGCGCATTCAGCGCTACGCGCCGGATCTCGTCGTACTGGATCGTATGATGCCCGACGGCGATGGTGCCGAAGCCTGCCGCAGACTGCGCCAGCAAGGCGAAGACATCCCCGTCATTTTACTGACCGGCCGCGACGAAACCGTAGACCGCGTCATTGGTCTGGAGGCAGGTGCCGACGATTACCTGGGCAAGCCTTTCGATCCGCGCGAACTATTGGCCCGCATCGAGGCCGTCCTGCGTCGCAAGAAAGGCGCATCTGCACTGACCAAAGACCGGCCAGTGGCCTTCGGACCCTTTGTTTTCGACCCGGCCACCCGGCAACTGCATAAAGACCAGGAACCCATCCGGCTTACCGGCGGCGAGGTCAACCTGCTGGAGGCTTTGGTCAACAACCCCGGCAAGCCCCTGTCGCGCGAGCGCCTGCTGGCTTTGGCCCGGGACGACGACGAAGGCGAACGCAATGATCGCGCCATCGACATCGCCGTACTCAGATTGCGCCGTGCCATCGAAGACGACCCCAAGCAGCCGCGCTGGATACAGACCGTATGGGGCGTGGGCTACCGTTTCTCTCCCTGA
- a CDS encoding fimbria/pilus outer membrane usher protein, with amino-acid sequence MNSFAVVRRGCKAAMPVLALACSLPGPTANAEAPRFENLSPVQVYAAPQISVSPPTPLPDPVAPEAMFLEPLGLPDTGRDIDSYLWRPGDGRQWRRGKVADTSPGLRGARGWRRSPRLKSPVSAGSSLPWQFGTSNWRYAGEDGWSLTLGAEEIAVPTWSNAARLGGVSISQSSLSNANALGSWEYAMSVGVLDATSGQDQGDLDYGPTASNTVLRYGISPEFTLESQLELASDLVTSGLGGEYEGEWGVWSAGVARASYGLYKGWRYQTGYTVNVLDDLQLSWKNERHTAGFTDLSRYQGGGIAPGGIRQQWSATVPLGRWGDVSGVYETERSALGSKKHSFGFGQQFWYSPNLRVGLRAEREFVTGDYDIGIHFSVPIF; translated from the coding sequence ATGAATAGTTTTGCTGTGGTTCGCAGGGGTTGCAAGGCGGCCATGCCAGTGTTGGCACTGGCATGCTCCCTGCCCGGGCCCACCGCAAATGCCGAAGCGCCCCGGTTCGAAAATCTTTCGCCGGTGCAGGTCTATGCCGCCCCGCAGATCTCTGTTTCGCCCCCTACACCTCTGCCAGACCCCGTAGCGCCAGAGGCCATGTTCCTGGAACCGCTGGGCTTGCCGGACACTGGCCGCGACATCGACTCCTATCTCTGGCGTCCCGGCGATGGCCGCCAATGGCGCCGCGGTAAAGTTGCCGACACCTCGCCGGGACTGCGCGGCGCGCGCGGATGGCGCCGTTCGCCGCGCTTGAAGTCGCCGGTATCTGCAGGCAGCAGCCTGCCTTGGCAGTTTGGGACCAGCAATTGGCGTTATGCTGGCGAGGATGGCTGGTCCCTTACCCTGGGGGCGGAAGAGATCGCTGTGCCGACCTGGAGCAACGCCGCAAGGCTGGGCGGCGTCAGCATTTCGCAGTCGTCCTTAAGCAACGCGAATGCCCTCGGCTCCTGGGAATACGCCATGTCGGTGGGAGTACTGGACGCTACCTCCGGCCAGGATCAAGGCGATCTGGATTACGGCCCCACGGCCAGCAATACCGTGCTGCGTTACGGCATCAGCCCCGAATTCACGCTCGAGTCGCAACTGGAGCTGGCTTCCGACCTGGTCACTTCTGGCCTGGGTGGAGAATACGAAGGCGAGTGGGGCGTCTGGAGTGCCGGCGTGGCGCGTGCCAGCTACGGCCTGTATAAAGGTTGGCGCTATCAAACCGGGTACACCGTGAACGTACTGGACGACTTGCAGCTCTCGTGGAAGAACGAGCGGCACACCGCGGGCTTTACCGACCTGAGCCGATACCAGGGCGGGGGCATTGCACCCGGCGGGATTCGACAGCAGTGGTCCGCGACAGTGCCCCTGGGACGCTGGGGCGACGTCAGCGGCGTCTACGAGACTGAGCGCTCTGCGCTAGGCTCAAAAAAGCACAGTTTCGGCTTCGGGCAACAGTTTTGGTACAGCCCCAACCTGCGTGTGGGTTTGCGCGCGGAGCGGGAGTTCGTCACGGGCGACTATGATATAGGCATTCATTTCTCTGTACCCATTTTCTAA
- the recQ gene encoding DNA helicase RecQ → MTSSPLQTLQRVFGYDSFRGDQAAIIEHVVQGGDALVLMPTGGGKSLCYQIPALVRPGTGIIVSPLIALMQDQVDALLELGVRAAYLNSSQDWRTARQVEQAFLAGELDLLYVAPERLLTERCLDLLSDGKIALFAIDEAHCVSQWGHDFRPEYLGLSMLHERWPDVPRLALTATATAVTRREIAERLQLDDAPHYVASFDRPNIRYRIIEKNEVRRQLLDFIQTEHDGDCGIVYCLSRARVEETAQFLCDNGVPALPYHAGLNASVRSANQSRFLREEGIVMVATIAFGMGVNKPDVRFVAHIDLPKSVEGYYQETGRAGRDGLPATAWLAYGLQDVVQQRRMINESAGDDAFRRRLGAQLDAMLGLCETVSCRRQRLLNYFDQTIAPCGNCDTCLEPPQAWDGTIAAQKILSAVYRLWRERGQRFGAGHLIDILRGKLTDRIKQYEHETLTVFGIGADLSDQAWRGVLRQLLAQSYLAVDHEGYGTLALTETSRDVLKGERTLMFRREPEKKPRSSRSSASRSKTPGIELPAEAQALFESLRTWRAEVARSHGVPAYVIFHDATLREVALSRPQTLDDLDGISGVGARKREAYGEELLRCVSQ, encoded by the coding sequence ATGACCTCCTCCCCCCTGCAGACCCTGCAGCGCGTCTTTGGCTACGACTCTTTTCGCGGTGACCAGGCAGCCATCATCGAGCACGTCGTTCAGGGCGGCGACGCCCTGGTGCTCATGCCTACCGGCGGCGGCAAATCGCTTTGCTATCAGATTCCCGCTCTGGTCCGACCTGGCACAGGCATCATTGTTTCGCCGCTGATCGCCCTGATGCAGGACCAGGTCGATGCCTTGCTCGAGCTGGGTGTACGGGCGGCCTATCTGAATTCGTCGCAGGACTGGCGTACAGCCAGGCAGGTGGAGCAAGCATTCTTGGCCGGCGAGCTCGATCTGCTGTATGTCGCGCCGGAACGCCTGCTGACCGAGCGCTGCCTGGATCTGCTGTCCGATGGCAAGATAGCGCTTTTTGCAATCGACGAGGCGCACTGCGTGTCGCAGTGGGGCCATGACTTCCGGCCGGAATACCTGGGCCTGTCCATGCTGCATGAGCGTTGGCCGGATGTGCCGCGCCTGGCCTTGACGGCGACTGCCACCGCGGTTACGCGACGCGAAATCGCAGAGCGCTTGCAGCTGGATGATGCCCCCCATTATGTGGCGAGCTTCGATCGGCCCAATATTCGTTACCGCATCATCGAAAAGAACGAGGTGCGCCGGCAGTTGCTGGACTTCATCCAGACCGAGCATGACGGCGATTGCGGCATTGTCTATTGCCTGTCGCGGGCGCGAGTGGAAGAAACCGCCCAGTTTCTGTGTGACAACGGCGTGCCGGCCTTGCCTTATCACGCGGGCTTGAATGCCAGCGTGCGCAGCGCCAACCAGTCGCGCTTCCTGCGCGAAGAAGGCATCGTCATGGTTGCCACCATTGCCTTCGGCATGGGGGTCAATAAACCGGATGTCCGCTTTGTCGCTCACATTGATTTACCCAAATCCGTGGAAGGCTACTACCAGGAAACCGGTAGAGCCGGCCGCGATGGCTTGCCTGCGACGGCCTGGCTGGCGTATGGCTTGCAGGATGTGGTCCAGCAGCGACGCATGATCAATGAGTCGGCCGGCGACGATGCCTTCCGGCGACGCCTGGGTGCTCAACTGGACGCCATGCTGGGGCTGTGTGAAACCGTGTCATGCCGCCGTCAGCGGCTGCTGAATTATTTCGATCAGACCATCGCCCCTTGTGGCAACTGCGACACTTGTCTTGAACCGCCCCAGGCCTGGGACGGCACCATCGCGGCCCAGAAGATCCTGTCGGCCGTCTACCGGTTGTGGCGTGAGCGTGGTCAGCGCTTTGGCGCCGGTCACCTGATCGACATATTGCGCGGCAAGCTGACAGACCGGATCAAGCAGTACGAGCACGAAACCCTCACGGTGTTCGGCATAGGCGCTGATCTGTCCGACCAGGCATGGCGCGGTGTCTTGCGTCAGTTGCTGGCGCAAAGTTATCTGGCGGTAGATCACGAAGGCTACGGAACGCTGGCCTTGACTGAAACCAGCCGCGATGTGCTCAAAGGCGAGCGCACCTTGATGTTTCGGCGCGAGCCCGAGAAGAAACCACGCAGTTCCCGCAGCAGTGCCAGTCGCAGCAAGACGCCGGGCATCGAGCTGCCGGCAGAGGCGCAAGCCCTGTTCGAGAGCCTGCGTACCTGGCGCGCCGAGGTGGCGCGCAGCCATGGTGTGCCGGCTTATGTGATTTTCCATGACGCCACGCTGCGCGAGGTCGCGCTGTCGCGTCCCCAGACGCTGGACGATCTGGATGGCATTAGCGGTGTCGGTGCGCGCAAGCGCGAGGCTTACGGCGAAGAGCTATTGCGTTGCGTCAGTCAGTAG